The proteins below come from a single Cylindrospermopsis raciborskii Cr2010 genomic window:
- the dhaL gene encoding dihydroxyacetone kinase subunit DhaL produces MVTQVQIVEWLQVFSSVIEHHKQELTELDAAIGDADHGINMDRGFKRVSSILPSIEGKDIGSILKTVSMTLISSVGGASGPLYGTWFLRGSDITMGKTQLSTKDILAFLKAGLDGVIERGKAQLGDKTMVDVIYPAVLAFEKAVAEDKETILALKIAVDAAEQGLRDTIPMIAKKGRASYLGERSIGHQDPGGTSAYLMLRSLLEVVEGARRRIYPQSSIDIY; encoded by the coding sequence ATGGTTACTCAGGTGCAAATTGTTGAATGGTTGCAAGTGTTTAGTTCCGTCATTGAACATCACAAGCAAGAATTAACTGAACTAGATGCTGCCATTGGTGATGCAGACCATGGAATTAACATGGACAGGGGTTTCAAAAGAGTCAGTAGCATTCTACCAAGCATTGAGGGAAAAGATATTGGCAGCATTTTGAAAACAGTGAGCATGACCCTCATATCCAGTGTGGGAGGTGCTAGTGGTCCGTTATACGGAACCTGGTTTTTAAGAGGTAGTGACATCACCATGGGGAAGACCCAGCTAAGTACAAAGGACATATTAGCTTTTTTGAAAGCTGGTTTAGATGGAGTAATAGAAAGAGGTAAGGCTCAGCTAGGGGATAAAACAATGGTAGATGTAATATATCCTGCTGTGTTAGCCTTTGAAAAAGCTGTAGCAGAGGACAAGGAGACAATCTTAGCCTTGAAAATAGCCGTGGATGCAGCAGAGCAGGGACTAAGAGATACCATACCCATGATAGCAAAAAAAGGCAGAGCCAGTTATTTAGGAGAGCGTAGTATTGGACATCAAGATCCTGGAGGTACTTCTGCTTATTTAATGCTCAGGAGTTTATTAGAAGTGGTAGAGGGAGCCAGGAGGCGGATTTATCCGCAGTCAAGTATTGACATCTACTGA
- a CDS encoding DUF29 domain-containing protein, which yields MYNKLYDSDLELWIEQTIQQLQNREFVSLDVEHLIQELVDLGKSQKNTLKSNLKILLAHLLKLKIQHDAPDMMKTSWYGSVVEHRQRVLDNLADTPSLKGFLVEAVEKAYPDGRKLAIKESKFAKLGVRLPEESEYPIICPFQIEEILDEDFYGD from the coding sequence ATGTATAATAAACTGTATGATAGCGATTTAGAATTATGGATCGAACAAACAATTCAACAATTGCAAAATCGTGAGTTTGTATCTTTGGATGTTGAGCATTTAATTCAGGAGTTAGTAGATTTGGGTAAGTCCCAGAAGAATACACTTAAAAGTAATCTTAAGATATTATTAGCTCACTTACTCAAACTAAAAATTCAGCATGATGCACCTGATATGATGAAAACAAGTTGGTACGGTTCAGTTGTAGAACATCGTCAACGGGTACTGGATAATTTAGCAGATACTCCATCTCTAAAAGGTTTTCTCGTGGAAGCAGTGGAAAAAGCCTATCCTGATGGACGAAAATTGGCAATTAAGGAGAGCAAATTTGCTAAATTGGGAGTCCGTCTACCAGAAGAGAGTGAGTATCCCATAATTTGTCCTTTTCAAATAGAGGAAATTCTGGATGAGGACTTTTATGGAGACTAA
- a CDS encoding pentapeptide repeat-containing protein produces the protein MEAEDLKRLYGTGERYFVSADLIGARLIDAYLPGINLWGANLSQANLARAKLWGANLSQANLANANLTRANLCGVNLSHANLRGAKLHYTKFYGANLNGAMYDMSTRLPRGFDPLSHGMRKV, from the coding sequence ATGGAAGCAGAAGACTTAAAACGGCTTTATGGCACAGGCGAGAGGTACTTTGTATCTGCTGATCTGATTGGGGCTAGACTTATTGATGCCTATTTGCCGGGAATCAATTTGTGGGGGGCAAACTTGAGCCAAGCTAATTTGGCTAGGGCCAAACTTTGGGGGGCAAACTTGAGCCAAGCTAATTTGGCCAATGCGAACTTAACCAGAGCTAACTTGTGTGGGGTGAATCTTTCTCATGCCAATCTTAGAGGAGCTAAACTACACTACACCAAGTTCTATGGTGCTAACCTGAATGGTGCTATGTATGACATGAGCACTAGACTGCCTAGGGGGTTTGACCCACTCAGTCATGGTATGCGCAAAGTATGA
- a CDS encoding glycosyltransferase family 2 protein, protein MTNYPLPATNEKLSSSQYKALDISVVLPIKDELESLPLLLEGICHALQVNRLNYEIVCVDDGSKDGSAEFLKTQAQMRNDLKVIILRRNYGQTAAMSAGFNYATGETIVTLDADLQNDPMDIPALLAKLDEGYDLVTGWRQNRQDGAINRLIPSKIANWLIRRATGVYVHDYGCSLKAYRAELVADMNLYGELHRFLPALAYIEGARIAEIPVRHHARRFGKSKYGIYRTFRVLMDLITILFMKKFLTSPMHVFGLLGLGSIIIGGGLSIYLTILKLFFYLNIGSRPLLILAVLLLVTGVQLFCFGLLAEMLMRTYHESQGRPIYRVREVVGKIPN, encoded by the coding sequence ATGACTAATTATCCACTGCCAGCCACTAATGAAAAATTATCTAGTAGTCAATATAAAGCACTTGACATTTCAGTAGTTTTACCGATTAAAGATGAACTAGAAAGTTTGCCATTATTGCTAGAGGGAATTTGTCATGCTTTACAAGTAAATAGATTAAATTATGAAATTGTTTGCGTAGATGATGGATCTAAGGATGGTTCAGCAGAGTTTCTCAAGACCCAGGCTCAAATGCGCAATGATCTAAAAGTAATAATTTTGCGACGGAATTATGGACAAACAGCTGCTATGTCCGCTGGTTTTAATTATGCCACAGGTGAAACCATTGTTACCTTAGATGCGGATTTACAAAATGACCCCATGGATATTCCCGCACTATTAGCTAAACTAGATGAGGGTTATGACCTAGTGACTGGTTGGCGGCAAAATCGCCAGGATGGAGCAATAAATCGCCTCATACCCTCCAAAATTGCTAACTGGTTAATTCGTCGTGCTACTGGTGTTTATGTTCATGACTATGGTTGTTCTCTCAAGGCCTACCGTGCAGAATTAGTAGCAGATATGAATCTATATGGAGAGCTACATAGGTTTCTACCTGCATTAGCATATATTGAAGGAGCAAGAATTGCAGAAATTCCCGTACGTCATCACGCAAGACGTTTTGGTAAAAGTAAATATGGTATATATCGGACTTTTCGTGTATTAATGGATTTAATAACTATTCTTTTTATGAAAAAGTTTCTTACTAGTCCAATGCACGTTTTTGGGTTATTAGGTTTAGGTTCAATCATTATTGGTGGGGGACTAAGTATTTATCTCACCATTCTCAAGTTGTTTTTTTATCTCAACATTGGTAGTCGTCCCCTACTAATTTTAGCGGTATTATTGCTGGTTACCGGAGTACAGTTATTTTGTTTTGGACTATTAGCGGAAATGCTAATGCGTACCTATCATGAGTCTCAGGGGAGGCCAATATATCGGGTTAGGGAAGTTGTAGGTAAAATTCCCAACTAG
- a CDS encoding C40 family peptidase, translated as MDHELAQENIMEMIEYQCISNLNIYDSPECVRLATQAARGRNLRIPQEGQIQDTCVEVYLCEDQYRGWIDPNDLRLLKLATKPYQPANFTALEIEKLVPEVIEFTQKAMRQTNYYLWGGTVGPNYDCSGLVQAAFLSVGVWIPRDAYQQEAFTQTIDINEIQLGDLVFFGTNQKATHVGLYLGNGYYIHSSGKDQGRNGIGIDQLSPDGDRISQLYYKQLRGSGRVVRSYIPISQEW; from the coding sequence ATGGACCATGAACTTGCCCAAGAAAACATTATGGAAATGATTGAATATCAATGTATAAGCAACCTAAACATTTATGATTCTCCTGAATGTGTCCGATTAGCAACCCAAGCTGCTAGGGGAAGGAATTTAAGAATTCCCCAGGAAGGACAAATTCAAGATACTTGTGTTGAAGTTTATTTGTGTGAAGATCAGTACCGAGGATGGATTGATCCCAATGATTTGCGCTTATTAAAACTTGCCACAAAACCCTATCAACCAGCTAATTTTACCGCCTTAGAAATCGAGAAACTTGTACCAGAAGTAATTGAATTTACTCAAAAAGCCATGAGACAAACCAATTATTATCTATGGGGCGGAACCGTAGGGCCCAATTATGATTGTTCCGGTTTAGTGCAGGCTGCTTTTCTATCCGTTGGTGTGTGGATACCAAGGGACGCTTATCAACAAGAAGCATTTACTCAAACTATAGATATTAATGAGATACAGCTAGGAGATTTAGTATTTTTTGGTACTAACCAAAAAGCCACCCATGTGGGTTTATATTTAGGAAATGGATATTATATTCACAGCTCGGGAAAAGACCAGGGACGCAACGGAATCGGAATTGATCAATTATCACCAGATGGCGATCGCATTAGTCAGTTATACTATAAACAACTGCGTGGATCTGGTAGGGTTGTGAGAAGTTACATCCCCATTTCCCAAGAATGGTAA